The genomic DNA CCAGGGGTCTACCTGGACTGCACACTGTAATCAACACCAACAGGTGTGTGAAGCAGAACATGCAGTGAACTAGAATCTTCAGTAGAAGACCTCCGAGGATCATGGGATAATCAAAACAGGTTTGTACAGAAATAGATGTTGATCTTCTCAATATTATCACTTTGCTTTGGGCCTTAATTTGTCTAGTAAATCACTGCTGCTGTTCACGGAATAACACatacacgtgtacacacacacacacgtacacacacacacgcacacgcacacacacgtacacgcacgcacacacacacacgtacacgcacgcacgcacgcgcacacacacacacacacacacacacacacacacacagtgctgtaATATACTGAATCAAAAGTTTATTGGCAGGTTTCTTTCATTCATACCAGTGTGAAGTAGCTATTCATGcaatgacggagacaaatagaaaATGACATGTGCCATTCAGTCATTTAACagtcgctcttatccagagcaacttacagttagtgcattcatcttaagatagctaggtgggacaaccacatatcaccgTCACAGTAAGGACATTTTTCCTCAATTAAGTAGTTATCAGCAAAGTCGGTGCTAGTAGGAAAAGAAAGAAACAGACTACATTCTGTTCAGTGTTCCAATAAGAAGATAAACAGATGATCCTCAAACCCATTCAGGATCTTCCCCATTCTTTATTCCTGAGCTCCACTCTCCTGATTTTACCACTAACTGTCTTTGGTAGCTGTTCCACAAACTCTACCTGTGAAGACGAGAAAAGTCGAATTACCTTATTTTTTTGCCTTCTAATAGATATTGATCAAGCTTTTTTTTCAACAATAAATAGCTTTACAAAAGAATAACAATTACCTTGCGTGGATACTTGTACGGTGCAGTAACTTTCTTCACATACGTCTGTAATTCTTTCTTAAGTTGATCTTGGTCTTGAGATTTGTACTCTGCTGTTAGAACAACAAATGCCTTCACAACCTGGgaagataataatataatataatatatgccatttagcagacgcttttatccaaagcgacttacagtcatgtgtgcatacattctacgtatgggtggtcccggggatcgaacccactaccctggcgttacaagcgccatgctctaccaactgagctacagaaggaccacagatggAGGGCATATTAACTGGGTtgttttatgtaacctttatgtaacctttatgtaacctttatttaacctttatttaacttggcaagtcagtgaagaacaaattcttatttacaacgacggcctcccctaaaccggacgacgctggcccaattgtgcgccgccctgtgggactcccgatcacggccagttgtgatacagcctggaatgaccgctgcgccactcgggagaccaaTTATAGTGCAGTCGCTATGAATGATTTTGGGATTGAAGCCAATATAGGTTCATTTATAGAGATCTAACCAACAAGATAGTCCCTAGCTCTGAAATCACCTGAATGCTTTGATTCTGGGTGAGGATGACCTATTACTTTAATGGATTTGATTGATTCATCcatactgtacctctcctctgATAGGGTCAGGGCTGCTGACCACGGCTGACTCAGCCACAGCCTGGTGTTCAATCAAAGCGTTCTCCACCTCAAATGGACCAATACGGTACCTATACAAACAAATTCAGACAGGATTAGTTTTACTACGAATACGGTACCTATACAAACCCAGACTTTAGTCCTATTCAGACAGGATTAGTTTTACTACGAATACGGTACCTATACAAACCCAGACTTTAGTCCTATTCAAACCCAGACTTTAGTCCTATTCAGACAGGATTAGTTTTACTACGAAAACGGTACCTATACAAACCCAGACTTTAGTCCTATTCAAACCCAGACTTTAGTCCTATTCAAACCCAGATTTTTGTCCTATTCAAACCCAGATTTTTGTCCTATTCAAACCCAGACTTTAGTCCTATTCAGACAGGATTAGTTTTACTACGAATACGGTACCTATACAAACCCAGACTTTAGTCCTATTCAAACCCAGACTTTAGTCCTATTCAAACCCAGACTTTAGTCCTATTCAGGCAGGATTAGTTTTACTACGAATACGGTACCTATACAAACCCAGATTTTTGTCCTATTCAAACCCAGACTTTAGTCCTATTCAGACAGGATTAGTTTTACTACGAATACGGTACCTATACAAACCCAGACTTTAGTCCTATTCAAACCCAGACTTTAGTCCTATTCAGGCAGGATTAGTTTTACTACGAATACGGTACCTATACAAACCCAGATTTTTGTCCTATTCAAACCCAGACTTTAGTCCTATTCAGACAGGATTAGTTTTACTACGAATACGGTACCTATACAAACCCAGACTTTAGTCCTATTCAAACCCAGACTTTAGTCCTTTTCAGACAGGATTAGTTTCACTACGAATACGGTACCTAAATAACCAACCCAGACTTTAGCCCTATTCAGACAGGATTAGTTTTACTACGAATACGGTACCTAAATAACCAACCCAGACTTTAGCCCTATTCAGACAGGATTAGTTTTACTACGAATACGGTACCTAAATAACCAACCCAGACTTTAGCCCTATTCAGACAGGATTAGTTTTACTACGAATACGGTACCTATACAAACCCAGACTTTAGTCCTATTCAGACAGGATTAGTTTTACTACGAATACGGTACCTATACAAACCCAGACTTTAGTCCTATTCAAACCCAGACTTTAGTCCTATTCAAACCCAGACTTTAGTCCTATTCAAACCCAGACTTTAGTCCTATTCAAACCCAGACTTTAGTCCTATTCAGGCAGGATTAGTTTCACTACGAATACGGTACCTATACAAACCCAGATTTTTGTCCTATTCAAACCCAGACTTTAGTCCTATTCAAACCCAGACTTTAGTCCTATTCAAACCCAGACTTTAGTCCTATTCAGACAGGATTAGTTTTACTACGAATACGGTACCTATACAAACCCAGACTTTAGTCCTATTCAAACCCAGACTTTAGTCCTATTCAAACCCAGACTTTAGTCCTTTTCAGACAGGATTAGTTTCACTACGAATACGGTACCTAAATAACCAACCCAGACTTTAGCCCTATTCAGACAGGATTAGTTTTACTACGAATACGGTACCTAAATAACCAACCCAGACTTTAGCCCTATTCAGACAGGATTAGTTTTACTACGAATACGGTACCTATACAAACCCAGACTTTAGTCCTATTCAAACCCAGACTTTAGTCCTATTCAGACAGGATTAGTTTTACTACGAATACGGTACCTATACAAACCCAGACTTTAGTCCTATTCAAACCCAGACTTTAGTCCTATTCAAACCCAGACTTTAGTCCTATTCAGGCAGGATTAGTTTCACTACGAATACGGTACCTATACAAACCCAGACTTTAGTCCTATTCAAACCCAGACTTTAGTCCTATTCAAACCCAGACTTTAGTCCTATACAAACCCAGACTTTAGTCCTATTCAAACCCAGACTTTAGTCCTATTCAGACAGGATTAGTTTTACTAGGGGAGATCGTGTAATGTAATGATGTGCACGAGCACAAAACACCACATCTGTAATTTTAGTCCTGTCCGAATCTGCCAGTCATTTCTACATGGCAGGAGAGTAACAATCCCAGCCAGAGTAACCTACTGTTTTTTGGCGAACTCCAAGGTCCTTGGATAACGCTCGTCCTGTGCGAATCGACATCCCTGTGTTTTGAGAGAAATGTCTGAGTTTGACAGGTGTTGCTCGCTCACGGTTTGAGCAAGAAAACAATAACTGATTGGATAAATTGAACTAAGTGCTGCGCATAAGTGATATATAAATGGCCTACATGTATCATCAACTTTCACAGTGAATGCTTTTGTTTATATATTTGGTGATTATGAATTGAATATTGTCAAATGCATCTGTAAAAAAATATTGGGCCTATTTGAAGCAAAAGTTGCTGTTAATAGATCGCAAAGCAGCATAGAACTGACCTAAACATCTGGAAACGATAAGTTAACTTTCTCATCCATAGCCTTAAAACACATCTCAGGTGCACGTGCACTGTTTAGCTCACATCTGAAGGCTGGGGGGCATTTAGGACGTACTACAGATTGCTGATATATTCTAATGATTATGATGACACTCCCTCAATTTAAATATTATGGCGACACTACATCAAAGCTGGTTTGGTTTAGAAACTTGGGAACCAAGCTGGCGTTATCAGTGTGCCGGTATCACCTGGACATGTTGCAATATCTTCACACCTAGAATAAAAACCTCCAGGCTTCCGTTATAACTGTCCATTTATTGAAAACAAGTCATAATTACAGGGGGCAGTTTGGAAAAAAACTAATCCTGTCTGAATCGTCCTTCGGAATAACGGACATTCTGGAGTAATAATTACATAACCAGCGTTCTCTAGTAATACTTGTCCCGGGCGAATAGGGGGATAGTCAACTAAACATTTTTGTTACGTTTTCCAGACTCAGATTGAGCTTATTCATCGACTGAGAAGAACTTTAAATTGACATTTGTGCCCCATAGGTATAGatataggtatagatatagatataggtaTAGATATAGGTATAGATATAGGTATAGATATAGGTATAGATATAGGTATAGATATAGGTATAGATATAGGTATAGGTATACATATAGGTAtacatatagatatagatatagatataggtatagatataggtatagatataggtataggtatagatataggtataggtatagatataggtataggtatagatatagatatagatatagatataggtatagatatagatataggtatagatataggtataggtatagatatagatatagatatagatataggtatagatataggtatagatataggtataggtatagatataggtataggtatagatataggtatagatataggtatagatataggtatagatataggtataggtatagatatagatataggtaTAGATATAGGTATAGGTATAGATATAGGTTGAGTTCCTGCCCGACTACATTGCTGAGACATGGCAGATCTTACAACGCCTAGATAGGTATTTAACATGTCAGCTAATGCTGCATTCGTAGGAAAGTGGGAATTTACACATAAAACTGGGAAACCAGTTGGAAACTATCATCCTGAGCTCCCACATAGTGACCGCTGACCTCACCTACTAAGGAAATTACCTCGATAACAACATTTTCGGCAGTTAAATgcaacaaaacattatttataaaaaCAATGTATTAATGTAGTTTTTGAACACCATAAGTTGTTTACAAGCATGATAGCTGTATTTTTATTTGAGTGTTTAATCAGCTATTTGGCCATTAGCCAATCAGGGTTTCTCAACAAGTTCAAAGCACGTGAACGCATCCAACTGGTATTTACAACTGATAAATTCCCACCTCTCACTTGGTTACGAATGCAGTATAATGACATAGCAATCTAATTCCCAACTGCACAGTCGATGATGtggcacgcaaccattggttgatgcaatgCAAGGCCTGCAAATCTAGTCGGGCAGGAAGTCGACCATAGTGTTACCCAGCTGACAGGATGACGTCATCAGCTCGACCCACGAACCACAAGTAGTCGTCCTCATCCATGACACCCCTGTCTCCAGTCAGGTAGAAGTCCCCAACATAGCATTCTGCTGTTCGATCAGGGTCACTCTGCATAGATGTGGATACAAATATTACAATATTAAGATGCAAGAAAACAAACCAAGTCTCAATGTATTTCAGAAGGTTCAAATCAATATCAAAATTGAAGgactagtcagtcagtcaatcaatcaatccaggctgtatcacaaccagctgtgattgggagtcccacagggcggtgtacaactggcccagcgtcttccggtgcaggccgtcattgtaaagaagaatttgttcttaactgacttgcctggttaaataaaggttaaataaaataaaaatcaatgATGTGGATATTTCATCAATTGCTATTGGAagaaaacagacagggagacCAGGTGGCTAGTTGACTTGCATTGAAGTGGTCGTACATACTGTGTATTCAGTAAACAGGGAAAAGGGCTTGTGTGGTTTCACTCTGATACCAaggttcccctccactcctctgggcaCGACGTTACCGGCTTCATCTACGACCTGAGATAGGAACACAAATGCTGCCAATGTCCGCAGTTTGTATCAAAACGTGGAAACTTTATTGATTACACATTGATTCATGTTGATGGTTAAGCACACATTACACTGTTGTCCGTTGACTGCATATACCTGCACATCATACTCTGGTGAAGCCTTCCCAAAAGCCCCGGCTTTGATCTTCATGCCCTTAAAAGTACCAGCTATCAGTACCTGGAAGTGAAATGACAGAGAAGCTAAGACCCCATTCTCGGTGCAACCTTTTATCACCTCTAACTAGCTTAACTCACAGTTTCAGTTTGTCCATATCCTTCGTAGATGTCCAGTCCAGTGGCACTCCTCCACTTCTCCATCACCTCTGGGTTGATGGGTTCACCAGCACACAAACAATGCTGCAAGTTGCTGAAATTATAACTGACAAAAAAAAGAGATGTCTCAGATGTCAATAACGATTTGGTTGTAATCTAAAAAGGATACATTATTTAATTAGTGTGTAAGCAAATACCTGGACATGTCCTCTTGCACTAGCATTCGATAAGCAGTCGGAGCCGTGCAGAATGTGGATATGGGGTAGCTGGAGAGAGTCTTCAAAGAAAAACACATGAAATATCAATATCTGTAATGACATGAAATAACAACATTTCCCCACTACATTCAACCTAGCCACGACACACCTGCAGTGGAAGACACAGAGAGGGGTTCTATGGAGTGAGAATGGACATGCAGGGCCCTCTAGTGGTCAAATGCAGTGGAAGGCACAGAGAGGGGTTCTATGGAGTGAGAATGGACATGCAGGGCCCTCTAGTGGTCAAATGCAGTGGAAGGCACAGAGAGGGGTCAAATGCAGTGGAAGAACACAGAGAGGGGTTCTATGGAGTGAGAATGGACATGCAGGGCCCTCTAGTGGTCAAATGCAGTGGAAGGCACAGAGAGGGGTTCTATGGAGTGAGAATGGACATGCAGGGCCCTCTAGTGGTCAAATGCAGTGGAAGGCACAGAGAGGGGTTCTATGGAGTGAGAATGGACATGCAGGGCCCTCTAGTGGTCAAATGCAGTGGAAGGCACAGAGAGGGGTTCTATGGAGTGAGAATGGACATGCAGGGCCCTCTAGTGGTCAAATGCAGTGGAAGACACAGAGAGGGGTTCTATGGAGTGAGAATGGACATGCAGGGTCAAATGCAGTGGAAGGCACAGAGAGGGGTTCTATGGAGTGAGAATGGAATGGACAAATGCAGGAAGCCCTATGGAGTGAGAATCTAGTGGTCAAATGCAGTGGAAGGCACAGAGAGGGGTTCTATGGAGTGAGAATGGACATGCAGGGCCCTAGTGGTCAAATGCAGTGGTTCAAATGCAGTGGAAGACACAGAGAGGGGTTCTATGGAGTGAGAATGGACATGCAGGGCCCTCTAGTGGTCAAATGCAGTGGAAGACACAGAGAGGGGTTCTATGGAGTGAGAATGGACATGCAGGGCCCTCTAGTGGTCAAATGCAGTGGAAGACACAGAGAGGGGTTCTATGGAGTGAGAATGGACATGCAGGGCCCTCTAGTGGTCAAATGCAGTGGAAGACACAGAGAGGGGTTCTATGGAGTGAGAATGGACATGCAGGGCCCTCTAGTGGTCAAATGCAGTGGAAGACACAGAGAGGGGTTCTATGGAGTGAGAATGGACATGCAGGGCCCTCTAGTGGTCAAATGCAGTGGAAGACACAGAGAGGGGTTCTATGGAGTGAGAATGGACATGCAGGGCCCTCTAGTGGTCAAATGCAGTGGAAGACACAGAGAGGGGTTCTATATAGTGAGAATGGACATGCAGGGCCCTCTAGTGGTCAAATGCAGTGCCTGCAGATCTGAAGCAATCCACTTCCCTCAGATGTGCTGACATCAAAGATGTAAGGGAATAGGTGTTGTTTTCAGACCATATGGTGTATGAACACAGACTGACatcacagaccacacacacacacacacacacacacacacacacacacacacacacacacacacacacacacacacacacacacacacacacacacacacacacacacacacacacctccagtaCAGTGTGACTGTCGAAGCGGGGCATATGGTGGATAAAGACACAGGCTCCCTGGATCCAGGGGGCATAGACACTGCTCCAGGCAGACTTGGCCCAGCCTGTATCAGATGTGTTCCACAAGACATCCCTCTCCGTCAGGTCCAACCAGTACCTCCACACAGccaggagggagggagtaggacaGAGATAAACCCCAATTAGGGTTCAGTTCAATGGGTATTATGTCATGCTTCATGTTTTGtgtgaccccaggaagagtagctgctgctttcacaaCAGCAATTAGTCAGTGCAATCTAAGTTCAACCCATGTTATGGTTGTGGCGTGGTTATGTTATGGTTGTGATTATGTTATGGTTGTGATTATGTTATGGTTGTGATTATGTTATGGTTGTGGCGTGGTTATGTTATGGTTGTGATTATGTTATGGTTGTGGcgtggttatggttatggttgtgATTAATGTTATGGTTATGTTATGGTTGTGATTATGTTATGGTTGCGGCATGGTTATGGTTATGTTATGGTTGTGATTATGTTATGGTTGTGATTATGTTATGGTTGTGGCGTGGTTATGTTATGGTTGTGGTTATGTTATGGTTGTGGCGTGGTTATGTTATGGTTGTGGTTATGTTATGGTTGTGGCGTGGTTGTGATTATGTTATGGTTGTAGCGTGGTTATGGTTATGTTATGATTGTGATTATGTTATGGTTGTAGCGTGGTTGTGATTAAGTTATGGTTGTGATTATGTTATGGTTGTGGCGTGGTTATGGTTATGTTATGGTTGTGATTATGTTATGGTTGTAGCGTGGTTGTGATTATGTTATGGTTGTGATTATGTTATGGTTGTAGCGTGGTTGTGATTATGTTATGGTTGTGATTATGTTATGGTTGTGATTATGTTATGGTTGTGGCGTGGTTGTGATTATGTTATGGTTGTGGCGTGGTTATGGTTATGTTATGGTCGTgattatgttatgttatggtgtggttatgttatggttgtgattatgttatgttatggtt from Oncorhynchus keta strain PuntledgeMale-10-30-2019 chromosome 23, Oket_V2, whole genome shotgun sequence includes the following:
- the acsm3 gene encoding acyl-coenzyme A synthetase ACSM3, mitochondrial isoform X1, producing MRVIGKVSFQLKALCIFPSNFKCHIHGHRVSPPQNFTGYESIKQQYSPQIPEYFNFAEDVLDVWAEKEKKGEKGSNPAFWWVNDRKQEVRWSFEEMGFHSRRLANVLSGACGLNQQDRVFLVLPRVPEWWLVNVACLRTGTVLLPGTSQLTARDILHRLQTSGARCVITDESLAPLLDAVASQCSSLQHKILVSPTKREGWKNFGDLVRNASSDHECVKTRSDDPMTIFFTSGTTGSPKMTQHSHSSYGIGLTVNGRYWLDLTERDVLWNTSDTGWAKSAWSSVYAPWIQGACVFIHHMPRFDSHTVLETLSSYPISTFCTAPTAYRMLVQEDMSSYNFSNLQHCLCAGEPINPEVMEKWRSATGLDIYEGYGQTETVLIAGTFKGMKIKAGAFGKASPEYDVQVVDEAGNVVPRGVEGNLGIRVKPHKPFSLFTEYTSDPDRTAECYVGDFYLTGDRGVMDEDDYLWFVGRADDVILSAGYRIGPFEVENALIEHQAVAESAVVSSPDPIRGEVVKAFVVLTAEYKSQDQDQLKKELQTYVKKVTAPYKYPRKVEFVEQLPKTVSGKIRRVELRNKEWGRS